CCAGCTGAAGTGTTAAATCTCTCACTTTCATCTCCGTTACTTTACTATACGATTCTAAGTAATCATACCATATTCCTTATAATTGTGGCTTAATGTTCATCTTGACACCTTGTAATTGTGTAGAATCATTGGTACGTTCTATAGATACGAATATGGATATAAGAAGCTACCGAATTGTGGtatgaaaatgtatttttgtttacttAGATAATTATAAGTTGTGTAAATGGTGTGTGTTAGGGAATTCAGAAACCCGCATGGTTGGATGCGCTTTACGCAGAGAAATTCTTCGTAGGATGTCCGTACCATGAGACGGCaaagaagaatgagaagaacGTGTGTTGTCTTGATTGTTGCATCAGTCTATGCCCTCACTGTGTACCCTCGCATAGATATCACAGACTCCTTCAGGTTCGCCGCTATGTGTATCACGATGTTGTTCGGCTTGAAGATCTTCAGAGACTCATCGACTGCTCTAACGTTCAAGTAAGTAACGTATTCTTAGTCTCAATAcagttatacatatatatatatttatatagaaattcgGGTAAACTGTGGACAGGCTTATACAATAAATAGCGCAAAAGTGGTGTTCATCAAGAAGAGACCACAAAATAGACAATTCAAAGGAGCTGGCAACTATTGCACTTCATGTGACCGAAGTCTTCAAGAACCTTTTATCCATTGCTCCTTGGGTTGTAAGGTTATTTCATTACCTTTAGTCctacataatataatattagacTCGGTTCTGCTTATTATCTGATTCTCACATTACAAAACTGTATAGTTTTGATACATGTATACAAATATACTTATTTAGCGCATTAAGTATGCCAGTCTGCCTTCAGAGTTTATTCGTTTTCTGAAAAATGAGTTTATTCGTTTTCTGAAACATGAGTTTGGTCAAATCTATGCATGAGTGGAAAAGCTGATCTTTCCTGAACTGATTTACTTATTTGATAACCTaccacttttttatttttgaaattatctatattttgtgactAAACTAAAGTACATGGACCATCCCCTGGAATGTTTTAAATCCGAAATTGTACAAATATgagaatttcaatttttttttaacaaaatttttgtCAAAGGATTTCGAAAAATTATTGGACAACTAAAATAACCCAATTATgtacaatattaaattatttatttatgtatcttTGGATTTTTAAATCTTGTCTTTGAACtatgtatttataattaaaacatgAATAAAATCCGTTTATAATATTCTTAAACCCATTTTTATATAGAGTCAATTAACTAAATATCCATACAGGTGGAGTTCGTGATGAAAAGTTACGGGGACATTACTCCATTCCTGAAGCCATGTCACTCTCTTACCCTAGGTCCAGACTACATCATCCCACAAGATTTACTAGCAGATGATGATATGGCTGCCTACGAGACTCCACGATCAACGGTCGTGGATGGTGATGAGTCCATGAGCTGGTCGTCGACTTCATCCGAACTAAGAGACGCTGCAACTACCACCCACGTCGTTAGAAAAAAACGAACCGGTTTCTGCTTCTGTGCCAAATCGGCTAATAGTTATAAAGCAGTTTCGGAGGATCCTGACGATATCTCAGCCTGCATCAATCGGCGCAAAGGCATTCCTCAACGATCTCCTCTCTGTTAACGTTCtcctttattttgttttatat
The window above is part of the Brassica napus cultivar Da-Ae chromosome C3, Da-Ae, whole genome shotgun sequence genome. Proteins encoded here:
- the LOC111203724 gene encoding protein RGF1 INDUCIBLE TRANSCRIPTION FACTOR 1 isoform X1 — protein: MGIQKPAWLDALYAEKFFVGCPYHETAKKNEKNVCCLDCCISLCPHCVPSHRYHRLLQVRRYVYHDVVRLEDLQRLIDCSNVQAYTINSAKVVFIKKRPQNRQFKGAGNYCTSCDRSLQEPFIHCSLGCKVEFVMKSYGDITPFLKPCHSLTLGPDYIIPQDLLADDDMAAYETPRSTVVDGDESMSWSSTSSELRDAATTTHVVRKKRTGFCFCAKSANSYKAVSEDPDDISACINRRKGIPQRSPLC
- the LOC111203724 gene encoding protein RGF1 INDUCIBLE TRANSCRIPTION FACTOR 1 isoform X2, translated to MKPAWLDALYAEKFFVGCPYHETAKKNEKNVCCLDCCISLCPHCVPSHRYHRLLQVRRYVYHDVVRLEDLQRLIDCSNVQAYTINSAKVVFIKKRPQNRQFKGAGNYCTSCDRSLQEPFIHCSLGCKVEFVMKSYGDITPFLKPCHSLTLGPDYIIPQDLLADDDMAAYETPRSTVVDGDESMSWSSTSSELRDAATTTHVVRKKRTGFCFCAKSANSYKAVSEDPDDISACINRRKGIPQRSPLC